The segment CGTCTTCCCATCAGAGAGTAATGAATTGCCCTCCGCCGGCTTTCGCGACCTGTCGAGCTTCAATATGATTCCGTCTTTGGAATTGGTATCGGTACTGATATCGCagtcgtcatcgtcgtcgtcgtttTTAATATCAACGGCAATACATTGCTCGACTTTATAGTTTCAAATACGATCTGGGGAACTCCCCAAATCGGAAAATAGCTGGAAACAGTCCGGAAGCAAGGAAATAACTCAATTCGTGACCTCAATGTTAGACAAGTAGAGCTGAACTCCGGGAatacaagaacaaggcgTCCAGCTCGTTGTTAAGGTGCGTATGGAAGAATGGGAGACTAATCACAAGGGCCCTTCCCGGCGCATGACATTTGCAAGTGAAGGTTGCATCTAATGAGAAAGGAAATACTGTTCATCATTACATCATACATGTAAATAGCAGTAATGATATCTCGAGTTAGTTAAGGCTTCTAAGGTGAAGTCTAAACTCGACAAATTTACACACTTACTTAGACCTAGTGGTCAGAATAACGTTTCCCGACTCCAGGTTCTCGGTAGATTCTAAAGAACAGTGCTTGTCCTTGACGAACTTGGGCCAAGTATTTGTCAAGACCAGATATTTGATACtggcctcagcagcatcaaaGATGCTGCCATCAAAATCCTCTGCGATATCTCCCCAGTAGAGAGTCCTATCATTAACTTCTATCGAAGCAGTGATGATTCCGTTTTCGGATCCATGGGCAGACGCACCAGAAGAGTTGACATTGGCTGGTGTGGTCATCATGAATGATTCGAAGGGCAGAGCGGGGTCTACTGCGCGTTTCTCTCCATAAAGAGTCCTAGCCGAGGCCTCAAATACATTCTCGAGCTTTTTTATGTCGTGAGAGGAGAGGTTCACTTGGAATTCGGCATATTGAGCGCTGACAAAGTTGGCATAGATGCGAAGCGCGCTGTTGAATCGTTCATGTACAAGTTCTTGAGTGGCAGAATCCTCTTGGTTCTTTGGACTTCGGACAGAGGCAGGAAGAGATGATTTCCACTCAGCGATAGCTCTAAGGAAAGCAATATTCTCGCCGGAAAAATCTCGAAGGGCAGAAAACTGTTGAAGGGGCTCTGGGTTCCGTTCAAGGACATATTCAAGAGCGCCCATAGTAAAAATACTTTCACTAGAGATCTGACTTTTGATAGACCCGTCCTTGGACCAAGCAGTCCGCGATGAGCCTGCCACTGTCGTCGATCTAGTGGTAATAGATTTCGCGCTGCCCTGCGCTAGGGTCTTATTAGACTCCCACTGAGTAATGATATCAAGGGTTTCTTGTCGAAGGGACTGGTGTTTGAAGACCTCCCAGCAGGGAAGGAAGATAGTAAAGATCTCAAGAATCATAATGGAGAGGGCGATCCTGGGTCAATTTAATAAGATGAGTTATGCGAGCAGGGCTGGGCTCTGACTTATACGTACCATTGAGGGGGAACGAAAACACTATTAACGGGTGCCATGGCAGGGATATAGAGAGCGATAAGCCACATTGGAGCGGCGTGGAGGTTAGCCAAACAGCAGGCAATAGTTTGAACTCTCCATCCTTGGGTATCGCGGATGTTTCGAGACTTCCATAGAATAATGGGAGCGATGGCCCAAGCCCAGACTAGTTGCCAAACAATAGAAGGCCACCTGAACATGTGTTAGCGTCTTAGATGCCAGCGACTGGATTCATGGTCAGATTAATGTACCATTCCCAACCTTTACGGGCTGCTGCCTTTTGTTGCGATTCTGTGCCAGTAACCTCTGTGCCGGAAATGCCAAACGAGTTGTGAAATTTGCGCGAAACGATGAACATAAAGATAGTCAAGAGGAACTATGTCATATTAGCCTTGCCCGTCTAGTCAAAAGAGCGCTCTTCAGAAGCCATTTTTCATCGAGATACTGCGTGTTaaagttgatgagatggttgagCTACCTTGGTGAGAAAGCGGGGGTCGAGCGGGGTGATTCCAGACTTTTGGCACGTGATTGTAGCTTCAAAGTTTCCTACCTGGAATAGCATACCAAGGCCTACGAGAACCAGCATTCTATTGGTATAGTCAAGACTGCCATAACGTCCAATCAGGCCACGTCTTTGAGTTTGTTCTGACTTTGGCCTAGCACTACCGCCGACGAACAACTTCTTTTGAGATTTGGCGACAGAGAGGAAGCGACTATTGGAAGCATGGAATAAAGCGACGCCAAATGGAAGCCAAATGCTCATGATCCAGAACTCGATAGCAGGCGGGAAGAGAAGCGCGAAGACATAGACCCACTAAACGGTGAGCCAGTAGAAGTGGAGTAGAATAACAGCAGTGAACGAAAGAAAAAGGCCGCGAATTCTAAGGATTGGCATATCACGTCGACGATAGAGGAATGCTATGCCAGCAAGCAAGAGGATGGTCCAAACTGTCGAGAAGACGATCCAGAAGGTGCCTACTCCTTCGAAACGGGCATGaggcttctcctcatctctcCGCATCCACCCCAAAGCCTTATCCATAGAACTAAGGTCCATGGTTAGTTCTGAGGAAAAGAAACTTTTTTGTTTTTTGGGTCGGAGAGGGTTTAAAGCGGGAGCGTTACataagatcaaggagatATTTGTTTTGTTATAAGGAGCGTGTGGGAAAGGAACGAGATGCTTCGCAACAAGCTTACAAGTAGAGACAAGGGAGTCTTAAATACTTTCATGCAGTTGGGACATAATGGGCGACTGGCGGCAAGCAAATAGCTCTAGACACACATGCTCCACCTACATGAGAGAATTGTGTGAGAACGCCCCCGGAGATAGGAAGTGGAGCCCAGGAAGTGGCAGAAACCCCGCCTCTCCTGGCCCCTGGTGCCTCAGCAGTTTGGTTCCATCGCTTCTCGCATTTCCTTCTCTGGCACCCTGATCTCGTGAACCTACTCTTAACTCATTCAAAAGTAGGACCCCGAGGTGTCAACCCGCAACCATGCACCATGCTAATGCATGGGTCAACTGCATGGACGTGTCAAGACCCGAACCTCAACGCTCAACTCCGGTTAATGGTATTCACAATAATTCGTTTTTTGTGGTGCTCAGACTCAAGATCGCCACGCAAATAATACCAGACGATTGAGTGACGCTCAGTTTTGTTCCGGCAAGTGGGTTTACGTGAACCAATCAGTCAATCAGCTGTGCCAGAAGTTATCCGGCTGGGTAAGCCACAGGTTAAAATCGTCATTGTGACAGGCAAATCAGCCTAGTGGAGTGGGACCTTATTTATTAGTGCAAAAGTCTATCAGCCACATTATCCAGCGCGACGGAAGGGTTTTCTTCAATTTTCTTTTGTTGGCTTTTGCCTTGAGCCTTTTAGGCGTTACTTGTACTTCATATTTCAATTCACATTgtattaattattattcGCTCTCTTTATATGATCACATATAACTATAGCGATAGACTATAAGTATAAGTTATATCTACCATATTTAGACAATAATTATAACGAATAAAGCGAACTTGATTAAACACTGATAAGCGCAATTTActtatccctttgagtgccacagcccttaggCGGGGTCACGACAGGGGTATAGAGCCAATCAAGATAAATGAACCCAACGGTACTTTTCCACACATACTAATTTGTATGATGGTAAAAGTCCCAGCAGTTTTGATTGTTACAAAGAGCTACCTTACAGACTTGGCAAATCTCTTACGAACTTCCGGTACCTCGCACGTACTAACCTTATGACTAAGCTAAGTGTGGCGAGTGACCTTcctaagggctgtggcactcaaagggataaaGAGAAACCTCTGCGCCTATAGTTGGCTGAGCTGCAGGCCTAGACTGACTTTCGACACCTTTACCATAGATAATCCCAGTTAAATCGTAAAACTCGTCAAACTTCAATTGTTTAGCTCCGGCACTACATGTTACGGCTTGGTCCACCGCAAAGCTCTATGAGCAGCTGTAAGCACCACTGTAATTGCTACAATAGCGATTATAGCCCAATCTGTTGCTCTGTGGCTTAGCGGTTAGGTGCAACCGTTGCACTACAGCTGCGAAAATGATTGAGGTAATATTTATAGACCTCCTTAGAGAAGCGATCGCTTTAGATGAGAAGATCCTATTAATCTAGACAAATTGATGACGGAAATACTACAGATTTcgcaagagaaaaaaaaatgCATAAGCCGGCTAAACCCGAGAATCTTTGCATCTCTCCCTTACATGAGACTATTGTCACGTTCCCTTGTTGAAAATCTCATCACAGGATTAAATGGCGGTTCATTCAAGCTGCGGCTGGTGTGATTTATTTCCAGGGATATCGGCTAATATTCTTGTGACTTGCCAACCCCGTCGTCTAACAAACTAGGTCTGAGGATGGGCAGGATTTATGCTTCTCATATAGACCCGAAATTGAAGGCTCGAGTAAGGATGGTAGGGGCGATAGAGTGAACGGTATGTGTCGACGGGAGAGAAATGCCCCTCGAGTCGCTATCCCTTCTCGGAACTTTACACAGGACCCAGTTCTTCGATATAGATGGATATGAAAGTCCGTGAACTTCTGTACTTGATATGGGACCCCTAGACTTAGGATATATAGGGATGGAAATGATTACAATGGTACAGATTACCGCACCAGTGATACCGCCAATGGTTAGGCTGCCGCCGCCTTTGTCAGATCCGGCCCCTGCGACCGTCATGCAGGCATCAGGCCATTCGGAAAGGATATCTGTTTCGGAGTCGCCCGTCTGCGAAAATTCCTGCTTAGACTGAACTGGAAGTATGTTTTGCTGCGGGAAATCTCAGGTTATGAAGACCTACAGAGTCATGCATCTCGGTGTCGTGGTTTGATGCGGAATCTCTACGCTCTGAGTCATAAAGTGGCTCCGGGCTAGACAATCCATTGTCATGTAGAACGCATCTAGGCCTCTGGAGCCGGAGGGACCGCTAATTGGGTGTTAAGGCAGGTCGTGGCTTCCGGTGAATCCAGGGGCATTGTTCATGGTGATCTCCCGACAGCTTAAGAATTTAGCTCCGAAGACCCGGTTCCGTGGAGGCAATCCTTTGAAAGTGGATTCAGTGGAGAAATATGGGGCTTTCCGGTTGTCTCGACTGAACTTCCGGGATGCTGAAATTTTACTCATTCATTCCCATGGCTTGGGTCAGGTGGGTCTTGGCTTGTATCCGCTATATTTCCTGTCCCACCTTTGCGTTTTCCTTGGGGCCTGGGCTTGTGCCAAATTTGGAATAAACCAATCAGTCACAAGCCATGACAGAGCACATGACACGATGAAGCATTGGGGAAGCAGAATACCATTGGGTATGGCAACAGAGAGGCGAATTGCACCACGCTTCCCAAACTTTAAATCTGTTCATATTGC is part of the Fusarium oxysporum Fo47 chromosome VII, complete sequence genome and harbors:
- a CDS encoding uncharacterized protein (expressed protein), coding for MFIVSRKFHNSFGISGTEVTGTESQQKAAARKGWEWWPSIVWQLVWAWAIAPIILWKSRNIRDTQGWRVQTIACCLANLHAAPMWLIALYIPAMAPVNSVFVPPQWIALSIMILEIFTIFLPCWEVFKHQSLRQETLDIITQWESNKTLAQGSAKSITTRSTTVAGSSRTAWSKDGSIKSQISSESIFTMGALEYVLERNPEPLQQFSALRDFSGENIAFLRAIAEWKSSLPASVRSPKNQEDSATQELVHERFNSALRIYANFVSAQYAEFQVNLSSHDIKKLENVFEASARTLYGEKRAVDPALPFESFMMTTPANVNSSGASAHGSENGIITASIEVNDRTLYWGDIAEDFDGSIFDAAEASIKYLVLTNTWPKFVKDKHCSLESTENLESGNVILTTRS